Proteins encoded in a region of the Athene noctua chromosome 4, bAthNoc1.hap1.1, whole genome shotgun sequence genome:
- the NIPAL1 gene encoding LOW QUALITY PROTEIN: magnesium transporter NIPA3 (The sequence of the model RefSeq protein was modified relative to this genomic sequence to represent the inferred CDS: inserted 1 base in 1 codon; deleted 1 base in 1 codon) codes for MKPVGGHSWXFPLRTRPRARRGWHRHLRLGGRAGPGRGPRGGRAGRAQVRRDVPGRAEPPPPPPATLRSPRRGRPAAMGHREALPGRPSCRTGAVLSFLCHDSCQAWCQIINVSESRSSLLASMDRTLNETNQSISTPAGSKYQLYGGLALAIGSSIFIGSSFILKKKGLLKLTDKGVPRAGQGGYSYLKEWLWWAGLLLMGLGEAANFAAYAFAPATLVTPLGALSVLISAILSSYFLNEKLNIHGKLGCVLSVLGSTVMVIHAPEEEEVTSLDEMERKLQDPVFVTFAVLLTVVALVLIFIVAPRRGQTNILIYILICSLIGAFSVSSVKGLGIAIKQMLEQKPVYRHPLVYILVGILVLSVSTQINYLNKALDVFNTSLVTPIYYVCFTTTVVTCSIILFKEWSSMDPGDIIGTLSGFCSIIIGIFLLHAFKNTTITWSQLMSNVAKEPSLHCEYETCHTSLESMEDPALAYEEDNVLFSQ; via the exons ATGAAACCCGTCGGGGGTCACTCCT CGTTCCCCCTCAGGACGCGCCCACGGGCGCGGCGGGGATGGCACCGCCACCTCCGGctg ggcggccgggccgggccgggccgggggccgcggggcgggcgagCGGGGCGCGCCCAGGTGCGCCGGGACGTGCCTGGCcgggcggagccgccgccgccgccgcccgccacgCTGCGGAGCCCGCGGAGGGGGCGGCCCGCAGCCATGGGGCACCGGGAGGCGCTGCCCGGCCGCCCGTCCTGCCGCACGG gGGCTGTGCTCTCTTTTCTTTGCCATGACTCCTGCCAAGCATGGTGCCAGATCATCAACGTGTCTGAATCACGCTCTTCTCTCCTTGCCTCTATGGACAGGACTCTCAATGAAACAAACCAAAGCATCTCAACACCTGCTGGAAGCAAATACCAGCTTTATGGTGGCTTGGCTTTGGCAATAGGTTCCAGTATCTTTATTGGTTCTAGTTTCATACTGAAGAAGAAAGGACTTCTGAAACTGACAGACAAAGGAGTCCCCCGAGCTG GACAGGGTGGATATTCTTATCTGAAGGAATGGCTTTGGTGGGCTGGATTGCTTTTAA TGGGATTAGGAGAAGCTGCAAATTTTGCTGCCTACGCCTTTGCACCTGCCACTTTAGTTACCCCCTTGGGTGCACTGAGTGTTCTCATAAG TGCTATACTGTCATcctattttttaaatgagaaactgAATATTCATGGAAAGCTGGGCTGTGTACTGAGCGTTTTGGGGTCAACAGTCATGGTTATTCAtgcccctgaggaggaggaggtcacCTCGCTAGATGAGATGGAAAGAAAGCTGCAAGATCCAG TGTTCGTTACATTTGCTGTTCTCCTAACAGTTGTTGCCCTCGTGCTGATTTTTATTGTGGCTCCAAGGAGAGGTCAGACAAATATACTGatatacattttaatttgctCACTCATTGGTGCATTCTCTGTCTCATCTGTGAAAGGCTTGGGCATTGCCATTAAACAAATGCTGGAGCAGAAGCCAGTTTATCGACATCCATTGGTTTACATTTTGGTCGGCATCTTAGTGCTTTCAGTCAGCACTCAGATCAACTATCTCAACAAAGCATTGGATGTGTTCAATACATCTCTAGTGACACCTATTTATTATGTGTGTTTTACCACAACGGTTGTGACATGCTCCATCATCCTGTTCAAGGAGTGGAGTAGTATGGACCCGGGTGATATCATTGGAACTCTGAGCGGATTCTGCAGTATCATCATTGGCATTTTTCTATTGCATGCTTTCAAAAATACTACTATCACCTGGAGTCAGTTGATGTCCAATGTTGCCAAAGAACCATCATTACACTGTGAATATGAAACTTGTCACACTTCACTAGAGAGCATGGAAGACCCAGCTTTGGCATATGAGGAGGACAATGTTTTATTCAGTCAATGA
- the TXK gene encoding tyrosine-protein kinase TXK produces the protein MIPSTYHTIQSVFCCCCCCCTVQKRAMRTKMNLDPDSGLMTQYSASQPDVSYASAWKCRRKRQLQLKNKPLPPLPSEALEDYTKKPRVIALYDFFARGPLDLPLKKSEEYIILEQYDPHWWKARDQHGNEGLIPRNYVTENKKSNLEKYEWYCKNINRSQAELLLRQKSKEGAFVVRDSSQQGLFTLSVYSWAKGSHNGDIRHYQIKKNHLGQYYVAEKYLFSSVPELISYHQHNAAGLITRLRHPAGCSSSATAGLSYDEWELNPSELTFMKEVGRGQFGVVHLGKWKATIKVAIKTINEGAMSEDDFIEEAKVMMKLSHPKLVQLYGVCTHHKPLYVVTEFMENGCLLNYLQRRRGKLGRDVLLSMCQDVCEAMEYLERNSFIHRDLAARNCLVNAEHIVKVSDFGMARYVIDDEYISSSGAKFPVKWSSPEVFHFKKYSSKSDVWSFGVLMWEVFTEGKMPFESKSNSEVVREISQGNRLYRPYLASHTVYKVMYSCWHEKPEGRPTFAELIETITDITEMG, from the exons ATGATTCCTTCTACTT aTCACACCATCCAGtctgttttctgctgctgctgctgctgctgcacagtgcAAAAAAG aGCAATGAGAACAAAAATGAACCTGGACCCTGATAGTGGCCTGATGACCCAGTACTCAGCCTCACAACCAGACGTTTCATATGCATCTGCTTGGAAGTGCAGG cgTAAGAGGCAATTGCAGTTAAAGAACAAACCATTACCTCCTCTACCTTCTGAGGCCTTGGAAGactacacaaaaaaacccagagttaTTGCACTCTATGACTTTTTTGCTAGAGGACCCTTGGATCTACCACTTAAGAAGTCAGAAGAATACATTATCCTAGAACAGTATGATCCCCACTGGTGGAAGGCAAGAGACCAACATGG aaatgaagGTCTAATTCCAAGGAACTATGTTACTGAGAACaagaaaagtaatttagaaaaatatga GTGGTACTGCAAAAACATAAACAGAAGCCAGGCAGAACTTCTCTTGCGCCAGAAG TCCAAAGAAGGCGCATTTGTTGTCAGAGATTCAAGCCAACAGGGACTTTTTACTCTCTCCGTGTATTCGTGGGCTAAAGG AAGTCATAATGGAGATATTCGACATTATCAAATCAAGAAAAACCACTTGGGACAATATTATGTAGCAGAAAAATATCTCTTTTCATCTGTTCCTGAACTCATCAGCTATCATCAACACAATGCTGCAG GTCTTATCACTCGTCTCCGACATCCAGCTGGATGTTCTTCATCAGCAACAGCAGGATTGAGTTATG ATGAGTGGGAATTAAACCCATCTGAACTGACATTCATGAAAGAAGTTGGGCGTGGGCAGTTTGGAGTTGTTCATCTCGGTAAATGGAAAGCAACTATCAAGGTTGCCATCAAAACAATCAACGAAGGTGCAATGTCTGAAGATGATTTCATTGAGGAGGCCAAAGTCATGAT GAAACTCTCCCACCCAAAGCTGGTCCAGCTTTATGGAGTGTGCACACATCACAAGCCTCTCTATGTTGTGACTGAATTCATGGAAAATGGCTGCCTGCTCAATTACCTGCAGCGAAGGCGAGGGAAGCTCGGCAGAGATGTGTTATTGAGCATGTGCCAGGATGTGTGTGAAGCGATGGAATACCTGGAAAGAAATAGCTTTATTCACCGTGATTTA GCTGCAAGAAACTGTTTAGTCAACGCAGAACACATCGTTAAAGTCTCTGACTTTGGCATGGCAAG ATATGTTATAGACGATGAATATATCAGCTCTTCAGGTGCCAAGTTTCCAGTCAAATGGTCATCTCCTGAagtctttcatttcaaaaaatacagcagcaaatCAGATGTCTGGTCATTTG GTGTACTGATGTGGGAAGTTTTCACAGAAGGCAAAATGCCTTTTGAAAGTAAATCAAATTCTGAAGTTGTACGTGAGATTTCTCAGGGTAACCGACTTTATCGACCATATTTGGCATCACATACTGTGTACAAAGTCATGTACAGCTGCTGGCATGAG AAACCTGAAGGACGTCCCACTTTTGCAGAGCTAATAGAGACCATCACAGATATAACAGAGATGGGATAA